A single Botrytis cinerea B05.10 chromosome 1, complete sequence DNA region contains:
- the Bcsdh2 gene encoding Bcsdh2: MAALRTGARSARAIFAASRPAFRTQMRTMASVDSSVPESPTVSPSRPVESASKTSTVKEPAADSESLIKTFNIYRWNPDEPTSKPRMQSYTLDLNKTGPMMLDALIRIKNEVDPTLTFRRSCREGICGSCAMNIDGVNTLACLCRIPRDAKHETKIYPLPHTYVVKDIVPDLTQFYKQYKSIKPYLQHTDPAPEGKEYLQSKEDRKKLDGLYECILCACCSTSCPSYWWNSEEYLGPAILLQSYRWLADSRDQKKEERKAALDNSMSLYRCHTILNCSRTCPKGLNPGLAIAEIKKEMAF, encoded by the exons ATGGCTGCTCTCCGCACAGGTGCCCGCAGTGCACGCGCGATATTCGCCGCATCACGACCAGCTTTCAGAACTCAGATGCGAACCATGGCATCAGTCGACAGCTCAGTACCTGAAAGTCCTACCGTTTCTCCATCCCGTCCTGTCGAATCTGCTTCCAAGACCTCCACTGTCAAGGAACCTGCTGCCGACTCGGAGTCTTTGATCAAGACATTCAACATTTACAGATGGAACCCAGATGAGCCAACCAGCAAGCCCCGCATGCAATCTTACACTTTGGATCTCAACAAGACTGGACCTATGATGTTGGATGCGCTTATTAGAATCAAGAATGAGGTCGACCCTACCCTTACATTCAGAAGATCTTGCAGAGAAGGTATCTGCGGCAGTTGTGCAATGAACATTGATGGAGTAAACACATTGGCTTGCTTGT GCCGCATTCCAAGAGACGCTAAGCACGAAACGAAGATCTACCCACTACCCCACACCTATGTCGTCAAGGATATTGTTCCAGATTTGACACAATTCTACAAGCAATACAAGTCCATTAAGCCATATCTTCAACACACCGACCCAGCAccagaaggaaaagaatacTTGCAATCTAAGGAGGATCGTAAGAAGCTTGATGGACTTTACGAATGTATTCTCTGCGCATGCTGCTCGACATCTTGCCCCTCCTACTGGTGGAACAGTGAGGAGTACTTGGGACCAGCTATCTTGTTGCAGAGTTACAGATGGCTTGCAGATTCCCGTGAtcagaagaaggaagaacgTAAGGCAGCTTTGGATAACAGCATGAGTTTGTACAGATGTCACACTATTCTCAACTGCTCGAGGACATGTCCGAAGGGATTGAATCCTGGTTTGGCAATTGCGGAGATTAAGAAGGAAATGGCTTTCTAA
- the Btp1 gene encoding Btp1, with amino-acid sequence MPLLLPRQNAPPTAAPPGVVIDYANPVSIGDRVVVSNVILGALALLFVLLRVLIKWRVSRAWGWEDFFIVIALLFLIGRVVIEVLNVKLWLLGLHVWDIRPEKLLAIGNYQHNGVFIGDMLYFWGIMFTKLSILTLYVKIFKINKVFRYICYGMMAFTIVYLMIFFFLFAFNCNPPARTWHLLGWTGGGSCFDNIKTSYAVGGINIFTDIVILIMPLPLIYRLQLKLAQKLGLIAIFGTGILVVVCTIARQVIIVETLRDYDQTWAPVPEIIWLTAELSVGIICACLPALAPIYSRKMISNLVPASLRNLLQSLRSRTGSGTSSTPKNSTPESAKISKSDSNIELVDRNQVGGYTNIDKANKGYIQQTRAFDVKYVSNEESIQKPGASFQV; translated from the exons ATGCCGCTGCTCCTGCCTAGGCAAAATGCCCCACCAACCGCGGCACCTCCCGGCGTTGTCATTGACTACGCCAATCCTGTGTCGATAGGAGACCGCGTAGTAGTTTCTAATGTGATACTAGGCGCGCTCGCCCTCTTGTTTGTCTTACTTCGCGTTCTCATCAAATGGCGTGTGTCAAGAGCATGGGGTTGGGAAGATT TTTTTATTGTCATAGCATTG CTCTTTCTCATTGGCCGTGTTGTGATCGAAGTCCTAA ATGTCAAACTCTGGCTACTTGGATTACATGTTTGGGACATCCGCCCTGAAAAGCTCCTAGCTATTGGCAACTACCAACACAAT GGAGTTTTCATTGGAGACATGCTTTATTTCTGGGGCATTATGTTCACCAAACTTTCGATCCTTACTCTATACGtcaagattttcaaaatcaacaaagtATTTCGCTATATTTGTTATGGTATGATGGCTTTCACGATAGTCTACCTcatgatcttcttcttcctgttCGCATTCAACTGCAATCCACCTGCCAGAACGTGGCATTTGCTTGGATGGACCGGAGGTGGGAGTTGCTTTGACAACATCAAAACCAGCTATGCTGTTGGaggtatcaatatatttacGGATATTGTGATCCTGATCATGCCACTTCCTTTAATTTACCGCCTGCAGCTTAAACTTGCGCAGAAGCTTGGCCTAATTGCGATATTTGGGACAGGAATCCT TGTTGTTGTGTGTACCATTGCTCGACAAGTCATCATTGTGGAGACCCTTCGTGATTATGACCAAACTTGGGCTCCCGTTCCAGAGATAATATGGCT CACCGCCGAACTCAGCGTCGGTATCATCTGCGCCTGTCTGCCTGCCTTAGCTCCTATTTACAGTCGCAAAATGATCTCCAACCTCGTCCCAGCTTCGTTACGAAACTTGCTCCAATCATTGCGTAGTCGTACCGGCTCAGGTACAAGCAGCACCCCTAAAAACAGTACACCAGAATCGGCAAAGATTTCTAAATCTGACAGTAACATTGAACTTGTAGATAGAAATCAGGTTGGCGGTTACACTAACATCGATAAAGCAAACAAAGGATATATCCAGCAGACCAGAGCTTTTGATGTCAAGTACGTTTCAAATGAGGAAAGTATACAGAAGCCAGGAGCAAGCTTCCAGGTGTAA
- the gstII gene encoding gstII → MSLKPLTIYYAGPGPNPPKVGIILEELSIPYEIKMMGYGDLKQKPFTDLNPNGRAPVLQDPNTGYKIWETGAIIEYLIDQYDTDQKLSYASGLQKYELKQWLFFQASGQGPYWGQAAWFNLFHAEKLPSAQKRYVDEIHRVVGVLDGVLGQSEDGWLVGNKVTYADLAFVTWHTALAGIFSPPEFKDQWDITKYAHYKKWVEKMLDRPAVKKVLEEQQRLVAESS, encoded by the exons ATGTCTCTTAAACCACTCACTATATACTATGCTG GCCCCGGTCCCAACCCGCCCAAG GTCGGTATCATCCTTGAGGAGCTTTCAATCCCCTAcgaaatcaaaatgatgGGATATGGAGATCTCAAGCAGAAACCTTTCACAGATCTCAATCCCAATGGTCGCGCACCTG TTCTTCAAGATCCTAACACTGGCTACAAAATATGGGAAACAGGTGCGATCATCGAATACTTGATTGATCAGTACGACACCGATCAAAAGCTCAGCTATGCATCCGGTCTGCAGAAGTATGAGCTCAAGCAATGGCTGTTCTTCCAGGCGTCCGGACAAGGTCCATATTGGGGCCAAGCTGCTTG GTTCAATCTTTTTCACGCGGAAAAACTCCCAAGCGCCCAAAAGCGATATGTGGATGAGATTCATCGTGTGGTCGGGGTGCTAGATGGGGTTTTGGGACAATCGGAGGATGGTTGGCTTGTGGGGAACAAGGTCACATATGCGGATCTTGCCTTTGTAACCTGGCACACGGCCCTTGCTGGAATATTTTCACCCCCAGAGTTCAAGGACCAATGGGACATCACTAAGTATGCACACTACAAGAAATGGGTGGAGAAGATGTTGGACCGTCCAGCTGTGAAAAAGGTCTTAGAGGAACAGCAGAGGCTTGTGGCCGAATCATCCTAG
- the Bcdtc1 gene encoding Bcdtc1 — protein sequence MEVSSSCHKQARALLAELAAKCNLGSRKGFGSMSSSLYDTAWLSMVQSPKTESGNDVASTWLFPECFDFVLAQQLPSGAWESYATPVDGILNTAAALLSLIQHLKVQPDSHDWRLRSQKAQVALKKLLNEWDMHSTDQVGQEILIISLLSLLENEGVSIEFSQLSALRAVRDAKLTKIPPSTIYKIKSTLYHSLEAFIGHINFDNVSQWREGNGSLMNSPAATAAYLMNASTWDDQAECYLRDVVNRDSGVHGGSVPCAWPTTIFEISWVIPTLAAVGVSADPSDTSVFSKLLQDALEQQKGLLGFAPGVLPDVDDTSKGLEALHYLGYNSSAEAVIRIFEGEEHFLTYPGERNPSFSANCNVLIFLLGRDDRTQYVPQITKAVRFLASQAFNKNVKEKWHRNELYWMMLIARAFELLYCNEEIAQAVFEASASLKWQVPMILLQVLMRILNTQQKNGSWDGICEITSYSILALSSLLKLPFVRQLDKGKIISSITLGKSFLLSYRDEWTKGQYMWIEKVTYSSSILSEAYCLAASLVQVPFLVEPETVSTIGTSLESKGFLVPEKILMSMHKTGSLMSLTLLFRDTELSTFRIAEMQACFALQALQQHPTNIFPRTAKGKDKYVFIIPLALILCAAAHGSSVSLSVLYEMMVLSILNFHADEYMEGIIERHFEADLDSVRRLVRQLFTDPHTDSRSGVANRKTNGSTNGHNRADYDVKNVGSSSNGHVDGLVNPSQHNGLGNRPSLDDVRVVLSQFKRQILEHPAVLSSPARLQARLAFDLQTFLLAHIMQAEDNCRLRAQSRSHESESVRNEGNDAHRFKENLPLQYHNPSRSFYSWVRGTSADHTSCPFSFVFFECLVLDSLSSTEQTRTAGTLVSSRTTYLAEDACRHLASLCRMYNDYGSLARDAEERSLNSVGFPEFWDRAGKAAFVSDDVKSELLWVAKYERRGLDTAMTLLERELGPGDLINALRMFVDVTDLYGQIYVLKDVGTRTQ from the exons ATGGAAGTCTCCAGCTCTTGTCACAAACAAGCACGAGCATTGCTCGCCGAATTAGCAGCAAAGTGCAATTTGGGATCTAGGAAAGGGTTTGGGTCAATGTCCTCGTCATTATATGACACAGCATGGCTTTCTATGGTGCAAAGTCCAAAGACGGAGTCTGGGAACGACGTGGCTAGCACGTGGTTGTTTCCAGaatgctttgattttgtgtTAGCACAACAGCTACCCTCTGGGGCCTGGGAGTCTTACGCCACGCCAGTCGATGGCATTTTGAATACGGCTGCAGCTCTACTGTCTCTGATCCAGCATTTGAAGGTCCAACCTGACAGTCATGATTGGCGACTCAGATCCCAGAAAGCTCAGGTCGCCCTGAAGAAGTTACTGAATGAATGGGACATGCATTCGACGGACCAAGTTGGGCAGGAGATTTTGATCATTTCACTTCTGAGTCTACTTGAGAACGAAGGTGTTTCGATAGAATTTTCACAGCTTAGTGCTCTGCGCGCTGTCCGAGATGCCAAGCTGACCAAAATCCCGCCTTCGACGAtttacaaaatcaaatctacTCTGTATCATTCTCTCGAAGCTTTCATCGGTcatattaattttgataatgtCAGTCAATGGCGAGAGGGAAATGGTTCATTGATGAACTCTCCTGC GGCTACGGCTGCATATCTGATGAACGCTTCAACTTGGGACGACCAGGCCGAATGCTACCTCAGGGACGTCGTAAATCGAGACAGTGGAGTTCATGGTGGAAGTGTACCCTGTGCCTGGCCAACAACTATATTCGAGATCAGCTGG GTCATTCCCACACTTGCGGCAGTTGGCGTGTCGGCAGACCCGTCTGATACATCGGTATTTTCCAAGTTGCTGCAAGATGCACTGGAGCAACAGAAGGGACTTCTTGGTTTTG ctCCTGGGGTCTTGCCTGACGTGGATGACACATCCAAAGGATTGGAGGCCTTACATTACTTAGGTTACAATAGCAGCGCCGAGGCCGTTATTCGGATATTCGAAGGCGAAGAACACTTTTTAACATATCCGGGAGAACGGAACCCCAGCTTCAGTGCCAACTGCAATgttctcatcttccttctGGGCCGGGACGACCGCACCCAGTACGTGCCGCAGATTACCAAAGCAGTCCGGTTTCTAGCAAGTCAAGCATTCAACAAGAATGTGAAGGAAAAATGG CACCGTAATGAGTTATATTGGATGATGCTGATAGCTCGCGCCTTTGAGCTCCTCTACTGTAACGAAGAGATTGCCCAGGCGGTATTTGAAGCCAGTGCCAGTCTAAAGTGGCAGGTACCCATGATTTTGCTTCAGGTCCTCATGCGCATACTGAACACTCAGCAAAAGAATGGGTCTTGGGACGGAATTTGCGAGATAACGTCGTACAGCATCTTGGCTTTATCTTCATTGCTCAAATTGCCTTTCGTCAGACAACTAGATAAAGGAAAGATCATATCCTCTATTACCTTGGGGAAGTCGTTCCTCCTGTCATACAGGGATGAATGGACCAAAGGCCAGTATATGTGGATAGAAAAGGTGACATATAGCTCGAGCATACTCAGCGAAGCATACTGCCTGGCTGCCTCGCTGGTTCAAGTACCCTTCTTGGTGGAACCCGAAACGGTTTCTACCATCGGAACATCCCTGGAAAGCAAGGGATTCCTAGTTCCCGAAAAGATTCTGATGAGTATGCATAAAACCGGGAGCCTCATGTCTCTCACTCTTCTATTTCGTGATACAGAGCTAAGCACCTTCCGAATTGCCGAGATGCAGGCCTGCTTTGCTCTGCAAGCCTTGCAACAGCATCCGACAAACATCTTCCCTCGGACAGCTAAGGGCAAAGACAAGTACGTCTTCATCATACCGCTGGCTCTCATATTATGCGCAGCAGCCCATGGCTCCTCGGTTAGCCTCTCCGTTTTGTACGAGATGATGGTATTGTCTATCTTGAACTTTCACGCAGATGAGTACATGGAGGGTATTATAGAAAGGCACTTTGAAGCAGATTTAGATTCTGTTCGCCGACTCGTCAGGCAGCTCTTTACCGATCCCCATACCGATTCTCGGAGTGGTGTGGCCAATCGCAAGACCAACGGCTCGACTAATGGCCATAACAGAGCTGACTACGATGTGAAAAACGTTGGATCATCGTCCAACGGCCACGTTGATGGTCTTGTCAACCCAAGCCAGCACAACGGCTTGGGAAATAGGCCCTCGCTGGATGATGTGAGAGTTGTGCTCTCTCAATTTAAGAGGCAAATCTTGGAGCACCCCGCTGTTCTATCGAGTCCTGCCCGGCTTCAAGCGCGACTCGCTTTCGACCTGCAGACCTTCCTCCTAGCGCATATCATGCAAGCGGAAGATAACTGTCGTCTGCGTGCGCAGTCGAGATCTCatgagagtgagagtgtcCGAAATGAAGGTAATGATGCCCACAGATTCAAGGAGAATCTGCCTCTGCAGTATCACAACCCAAGTCGATCCTTCTACTCCTGGGTGCGGGGCACCTCGGCCGATCACACCTCTTGTCCGTTCTCCTTTGTCTTCTTTGAATGTCTAGTACTCGACTCCTTATCTAGCACCGAACAGACTCGCACTGCCGGCACGTTAGTCTCTTCGCGCACTACATACCTTGCTGAGGACGCCTGCCGCCATCTGGCCAGCCTTTGCCGCATGTACAACGACTATGGGTCTCTAGCACGCGATGCGGAGGAGCGCTCCCTCAACTCTGTCGGCTTTCCGGAGTTCTGGGATCGCGCTGGGAAAGCTGCGTTCGTTAGTGATGACGTCAAGTCGGAGCTCCTGTGGGTCGCCAAGTATGAACGGCGCGGACTAGACACAGCGATGACACTGTTGGAAAGGGAACTGGGGCCTGGCGACCTGATAAATGCCCTACGAATGTTCGTCGATGTTACGGACCTGTATGGTCAGATATACGTACTGAAGGATGTCGGTACGCGCACCCAGTAG
- the Bcmsh4 gene encoding Bcmsh4, translating into MASLSRPSTSYSTSSTSYPCGYTNSNSYSLPPHGRRSSTARPSTARPSTGRRSRASSILGGGESQQIICAVSEGRGVSPTVGLAFVNISTGEAVLSQICDNQFYVKTLHKLQVFEPTQILIVSTSGPPNPKSKMYQIVEENILGARIVTVDRHYWSETCGIEYIQQLAFKEDLEAIKMAIGGNYFSVCCFSAALKYIDMSLSLTFAFHSLRVKYQPSEDSMMIDLATIQSLELIQNLQNAKSKDCLFGLMNETLTPMGSRLLRSNILQPSTQSTLIAARYDALAELSENDDMFLQTRQALKLIPDIEKLLTCLIIIPNLPGIWNSEQDINNILMLKSFAQSISPVFESLSGARSELLVQIRNNCRTEAVNSTIQFIDEVINEDVTYQKTPLDLRNQRTYAVKAGVSGFLDVARQTFKEATEDVHQHVTEIHQNYEIQGETRFDNLRKYYLRFSENEFNGRAIPDVLINRFRRKGYLECQTLDLIKLNQKIEDSHIEVILGSDKTIQELLENVRTEIPNLFKVCESIAMLDMMTSFGQLVTNQDCYVRPEITDYIAIKSGRHPIRDKVPSHKFVPNDYYATQQSRFQIITGCNMSGKSTYIRGIALMSVMAQVGCFVPASYASFPMIHQLFARVSMDDSIEANVSTFASEMRETAFILRNIDEKSLAIIDELGRGTSTRDGLAIALSIAEALSESRALIWFATHFKELAQIMSERPGVRVYHLSVDMRDPTTMTMLYKLDQGCVKEQHYGLALARVVDLPPKVITVAEKVSKTLIAQAAARKKSSRTSAVDKRRKLLNALKEHLKQLLDSPMENHELLKWIGKSRKEFIIHMEDIEIVMLDSDAEVSEDESAIEESESIFSGQLRSEETVASDDT; encoded by the exons ATGGCTTCATTATCAAGACCCTCAACTTCTTACAGTACTAGCTCTACATCTTATCCATGTGGCTATACAAACTCTAATTCATATTCCTTGCCTCCTCATGGTCGTCGTTCAAGCACTGCTCGTCCTAGTACAGCCCGCCCAAGCACTGGGCGTCGGTCGCGAGCAAGTTCCATTCTTGGAGGTGGTGAATCTCAGCAGATCATTTGTGCTGTCAGTGAAGGCCGTGGAGTATCTCCGACTGTCGGATTGGCATTCGTCAACATTTCAACTGGTGAAGCAGTCCTTAGTCAGATCTGCGACAATCAATTCTATGTCAAGACTCTTCATAAACTACAGGTCTTCGAACCTACCCAGATTTTGATTGTGTCTACCTCCGGGCCTCCGAACCCGAAATCTAAGATGTACCAAATCGTGGAAGAGAACATACTGGGGGCCAGAATTGTTACGGTAGATCGGCATTATTGGTCAGAAACGTGTGGTATTGAATACATCCAGCAACTGGCGTTCAAAGAAGATCTCGAGGCGATCAAGATGGCTATCGGAGGCAATTACTTTTCAGTGTGCTGCTTTTCTGCT GCACTGAAATACATTGATATGAGCTTGTCTCTCACGTTTGCATTTCATTCTCTCCGAGTTAAATACCAGCCCTCGGAGGATTCTATGATGATAGATCTTGCTACCATTCAATCACTTGAACTAATCCAGAATTTGCAGAATGCCAAGTCAAAAGATTGTTTATTTGGACTGATGAATGAGACGCTGACACCAATGGGATCACGACTGCTGAGAAGTAATATTTTACAGCCTTCGACCCAGTCAACATTAATAGCCGCACGCTACGACGCATTAGCCGAGTTGTCGGAAAATGATGATATGTTCTTACAAACTAGACAAG CTTTGAAGTTAATTCCTGACATTGAAAAGTTGCTTACTTGT CTTATTATCATCCCGAATTTGCCAGGTATTTGGAATTCGGaacaagatatcaataacaTTCTGATGCTAAAATCCTTTGCACAATCTATCAGTCCAGTCTTTGAGAGTCTATCGGGTGCTCGATCAGAGCTGTTGGTTCAGATACGTAATAACTGTCGTACAGAAGCGGTAAACTCTACAATACAATTCATTGATGAGGTCATAAATGAGGATGTTACATACCAGAAGACTCCTCTAGATCTACGAAACCAAAGAACATACGCTGTGAAAGCGGGGGTCAGTGGTTTCTTGGATGTAGCGCGCCAAACCTTCAAAGAGGCGACCGAAGATGTACATCAGCATGTGACAGAAATCCATC AGAACTATGAAATTCAAGGAGAAACTAGATTCGATAACCTCCGAAAATACTACCTCCGCTTTTCCGAAAATGAATTCAATGGTCGAGCTATACCAGATGTACTCATCAATCGGTTTCGCAGAAAAGGTTATCTCGAATGCCAGACTCTAGATTTGATAAAGCTCAACCAGAAAATCGAAGATTCTCACATAGAGGTCATCTTGGGAAGCGATAAAACCATACAGGAACTCCTTGAAAATGTACGAACGGAAATCCCTAACCTCTTTAAAGTGTGTGAGAGTATTGCCATGCTCGATATGATGACTTCCTTTGGGCAACTAGTCACGAACCAAGATTGCTACGTCAGGCCGGAGATTACTGATTACATTGCTATCAAGTCTGGCCGTCATCCCATTCGTGACAAG GTGCCATCACACAAATTTGTACCCAACGACTATTATGCAACACAGCAATCTcgttttcaaattattaCCGGATGTAACATGAGCGGAAAGAGTACATACATAAGAGGGATCGCTCTTATGAGTGTGATGGCGCAAGTTGGTTGTTTCGTGCCAGCAAGCTATGCATCTTTTCCGATGATTCATCAGCTTTTTGCTCGCGTGTCAATGGACGATAGTATCGAAGCAAACGTTTCTACCTTCGCATCGGAAATGAGAGAAACAGCATTTATCCTTAG AAATATTGATGAGAAGAGTCTTGCTATAATCGACGAACTTGGTAGGGGGACCAGTACAAGGGACGGTCTAGCGATCGCTCTAAGCATTGCAGAAGCATTATCAGAGAGTCGAGCACTCATCTGGTTTGCCACCCACTTCAAGGAGCTTG CACAAATCATGTCTGAGCGCCCTGGAGTTAGAGTCTACCATTTGTCAGTTGACATGAGAGACCCGACCACCATGACAATGCTCTACAAGCTTGATCAAGGTTGTGTTAAAGAACAACACTATGGTCTTGCTCTAGCGCGTGTTGTTGACCTACCTCCAAAAGTGATCACTGTAGCAGAGAAAGTATCAAAGACTCTCATTGCACAAGCTGCTGCGAGGAAGAAGTCATCTAGGACTTCAGCCGTTGATAAACGAAGGAAGCTTCTGAATGCACTGAAAGAGCATCTGAAGCAGCTTCTTGATAGTCCAATGGAGAATCATGAATTGCTAAAGTGGATTGGAAAATCACGCAAAGAATTCATAATTCATATGGAAGATATAGAGATTGTAATGCTGGATAGTGATGCGGAAGTCTCAGAAGATGAAAGcgcaattgaagaaagcgAAAGTATCTTTAGTGGGCAACTGAGAAGCGAAGAGACAGTGGCAAGCGACGATACTTGA
- the Bcpot1 gene encoding Bcpot1 → MSTGPLRRGLSQILKKDPSDIVILSSLRTPITRSYKGQLSSAYPEQLLHSVLKATLSANPSLDPALIDDVCVGVVLSELGGSKAGRMAMNHAGYDTRTSFSTTNRACSSGLQAITNIANSIATGGINIGVGGGMESMTRNYGSKAIPVDLWPELKDAERDTKDCIMPMGLTSENVASRYGVGREEQDRLAVESHRRAAEAQEKGWFDEEIVPVTTMWQETGKGGVKVGEPKEVTVTKDDGIRKGATLESMQKLKPAFKEDGASTAGNSSQISDGAAATLMMRRSTATSLGLSSSIIGKWAGTAIAGCRPDEMGIGPALAIPKLMEQAGIQKEEVNVWEINEAFASQAIYCVRELGLMGAYEKGDVNPKGGAIALGHPLGATGARMVAGLLAELKRRDQQVGVVSMCIGTGMGMAGMFVRE, encoded by the coding sequence ATGTCAACCGGACCTCTTCGCAGAGGACTCTCGCAGATCCTCAAAAAAGACCCCTCAGACATCGTaattctctcttccctccgCACCCCCATAACCCGTTCCTACAAAGGACAGCTCTCCTCCGCCTATCCCGAACAGCTCTTGCACAGCGTTCTCAAAGCCACTCTCTCTGCCAATCCCTCGCTCGACCCTGCTCTCATCGACGATGTATGCGTCGGCGTCGTGCTCTCTGAGCTCGGCGGCTCGAAAGCCGGCCGTATGGCTATGAACCACGCTGGCTACGATACCCGCACCTCCTTCTCTACTACCAACCGCGCGTGCAGTTCTGGATTGCAAGCCATTACCAATATAGCAAATTCGATTGCGACGGGCGGGATTAATATCGGTGTTGGAGGCGGAATGGAAAGTATGACGAGGAATTATGGATCGAAAGCTATACCTGTGGATTTGTGGCCAGAGCTGAAGGATGCGGAGAGAGATACGAAAGATTGCATTATGCCAATGGGCCTTACGAGTGAGAATGTAGCGAGTAGATATGGAGTTGGCAGAGAAGAACAGGATAGATTGGCGGTGGAGAGTCATCGTCGCGCGGCAGAGGCACAGGAGAAGGGATGGTTTGATGAGGAAATCGTGCCGGTTACTACAATGTGGCAGGAGACTGGTAAAGGAGGCGTGAAAGTAGGAGAACCCAAGGAAGTTACTGTTACAAAAGATGATGGGATTAGAAAGGGGGCTACGTTGGAGAGCATGCAGAAGTTAAAGCCTGCGTTCAAGGAAGATGGTGCATCGACTGCGGGTAACTCGTCGCAGATTTCTGATGGAGCAGCAGCTACATTGATGATGCGTCGTAGCACTGCTACCTCGCTCGGACTATCCTCTTCTATTATTGGTAAATGGGCCGGTACAGCAATCGCAGGATGCCGTCcagatgagatgggaattgGACCTGCGCTTGCAATTCCAAAGTTGATGGAGCAAGCTGGCATTCAAAAGGAAGAGGTAAATGTGTGGGAGATTAACGAGGCGTTTGCTAGTCAAGCCATCTATTGTGTGAGGGAATTAGGACTTATGGGTGCATATGAGAAGGGCGATGTGAATCCAAAGGGAGGAGCCATTGCACTGGGCCATCCATTAGGAGCTACTGGTGCAAGAATGGTGGCAGGTTTGTTGGCGgagttgaagagaagagaccAACAGGTTGGTGTCGTCAGTATGTGCATTGGTACCGGAATGGGAATGGCAGGAATGTTTGTCAGGGAATAA